DNA from Granulicella arctica:
CACTTGCAGAGTTTGCGGTGGAACCAAAGATGGCCCAGATTATGAGGGAGGGATGCTTCGTTTGGAGAAGAGCGCGGGGCGTGCCAGATAGTATCCCTGGAAAAGCTGGAATCCATCTGCGACTGCTGCTTCAAATTCTTCCTGTGTTTCGATTTTTTCCGCGATGAGCAGTATGGGTTTGCCTCGCAGATAGCTGAGAATTTCACTTCGTTCTTCCTGGCTAGAAAGCCTAAAGTCGACCTTCACATAGTCTGCCAGTTCGATCAAACCCTCCATCTCTTCACAAAGCTGAAAGTCATCGAGCGCGATCTGGTGACCCAACGCTTTCAGTCTGCGGCAGGCAGCGATAACCTCTTCATCAGCCTCAACCGTTTCGAGTACCTCAAGCACTGTCGGAGCTGGAAGCAATGTTAACAAGCCCCCGACTAAATCTTCGCGAGCACAATTCAGGAAGATGGCGGATTCTCCTGTGAGCCTGTTGGGAGTATCCAGCATCCAGTCCCCAATCATTATCTGTGTTGCGGATTGAAGGTCGTCAGTGAACTGGTTATCCCATCCGGAGCGGGACAGCGCTTCGTAGCCGAAGATTTTTCTGTGACGATTGAATATGGGCTGGAGAGCAATAAAAAGGTGACTACAAAAGTCAGATGGTATCCAGGAAGCTTCCTTCTGCTCTGTAAAACTATTACCCGTCTTTGGAGTCCTATATTGCAACCGCGATGTAATTAAGTTCTTCAATAAACCTCCTTAATAACCTAAGCGCGGTGCGAGAACGAGAATGAACGAGTTCCTCAATATTTTCTGTAACGATTTCTTTTGAAATCTGCGGCAATGTCTGTCATGCCTGAAATGAACGATCCTAACGGCGGTCTTAAAAGAATCGTCCCCCCTTGATCAGGAGATAAGCAGTTGGTGCGTGGTTACGTTCCAGCTGCTTATCTCTCTGCAATCCGAAGAGCTCGGGAGCTGCTATTCGGAGAAGCGGGACCGCCGCACAGTTATTGCGAAGGAGCGCCCCGGGGGGAACGAGGAGAAATATTGTGGAGACCCATTCGACTGGTTCCTTGATCGTTCCGCTTTCGTAGTACACGAATTGCTCATGATATACATGGACTCATCGCCGAGCGTTGATCAAATAGAATAGTCTGCCCTCATGAAAACACCTGTTTCATCTTTGTGGAATGTTCGGAACAGTTTGTTGGGTTCCATATAGGTAAAGCTTTTATTATCAGTCGGCTGCTTGGGCGTCATGGACTGTTTGCTCTCCAGCAAACGTCTGTTTGCTGTGTGATAATGTCACTCAAGCGGAAACTCAAGAGAAGCATGCCTACGATTGATCCATTCTCGAAGCCGGGCGAACTAGATCCGGAACGGATCGAATTGATTCGGGGGCACCTCAAAGACGTGATTTCCAGCCCCGCCTTTGCAGGGAGCAGGCGAGCCCAGGACTTTCTTCAGCTGATCGTGGAGCATGCGCTTGCGGGCAGATTCGATAGCCTGCGAGAGCGCATGATTGGGGCCGAGATGTTCGGACGCCCGATCGGTTATGACACCGCGAACGACGCCGTGGTCCGGGTTAAGGCCACGGAGGTTCGAAAGAAGCTGGCACAGTATTATCAGGAATCAGTAAAACCGCTCGGCATTCGCATCGAACTTCCGATTGGGTCGTATGTGCCGAGATTTCACGTGGAGTCCTGGGAGAAGCTATCCGGTCTGCCCTCGGAATCTCCCCCTGTAGCTTCCGGTCAGCAAGGGACCATAGGAGAGGAAGAGCCATCCTATGCAGCGGGGGAGTCGGCGCGACGTACCTTGCGTGGATCGGTTGGCATCGTGGCCGGCATGGTTCTTATTGTGGCAATTGGCTTTATCGGCTTCAAGGTATGGTCGAAGAAGGCGAGTGCAAAGCCCGAAGTTCATGCCATCGCGATTCTGCCTCTACAAAATCTCTCTGGAGACCCACGGCAGGAATATTTTGCCGATGGCATGACGGAAGAATTGATTGCGGATTTGGGGCAGGTCTCTTTGTTACGTGTCATCTCCCGGACCTCGGTGATGAGCTATAAGGGGACAAAGAAGACGCTGCCCGAGATCGGCCGCGAATTGGGTGTGGATGCTATTGTGGAAGGGTCTGTGCTGCGTGAGGGCAACGAAGTGCGTATCACTGCTCAGTTGATCGATGCCAAGACCGATCAACATATCTGGGCACGTAGCTACGTGCGTGACCTGACCAGTGTGTTGGCATTGCAGGGCGAGGTGGCGCAGACGATTGCCGATGAGATCAGCATTAATGTGACGCCGCAGGAACAGGCGCGTCTGACGCGTCCGCGCCCGGTTAGCGAGGAGGCCCAGGATCTATATCTCTTGGGGATTCACTTGTTGAATTCGGGAGACCCTCGTAGGGCTTCCAATTATCTACAGGAGGCAATCGACAAAGACCCCAACTATGCGCCCGCGCACGCTGCATTGGCGAATGCCTATGGTTGGTTGGGTGAAGCCGGTTGGCTCCCTTATGCCGCGGCTTTTCCCAGGCAGAAGGCAGAGGCGACCAAAGCTATCGAAATAGATGATGCTCTTCCTGAAGGTCACATCGAGCTTGCGAATGCCGTCATGGACCTAAGCTGGGACTGGACCACCTGCGAAAGAGAGCTCAAGCGAACGCTCGAACTCAATCCGAACTCGGCATCGACGCATTCGACGTATTCCAGTTATCTGTTGCGAGTGGGGCGGCTGCATGAGGCGATTGAAGAGACAAAACGAGATCTTGAGCTCGATCCTGTTTCCAGTCGCTCATTTATGCGTGCGGGATTCATCTACTACTATGCCCGTCAGTATGACGAGGCGGAAGCCCAACTTCAAAGGTCAACTGCTTTGGAACCTAGTCCGGCCGAGGTCCTTTTCCCTTTAGCTGTTATTCACGAAGAGAAAGGGATGTATCAAGAAGCTATAGACGGGTTTCAAAAGTTAGGCGACCAACCACACGCCTTAGGCCATATGGGCAATGCCTATGCTCGAGCGGGACGAGTCGCCGAAGCGCACGATATGATTTCAAAGTTGCAAGGACACGTGGAGAAAGACGGCGTAGGAAGATACGAGATCGCGCTGGTTTATGCTGGGCTGGGCGACAAGGATGGTGCCTTCGGATGGTTGGAAAAGGCGTTTGCAGCGCATGACAAGGGGCTTACCTATCTCAAAATAGATCCTTGCATGGATCCGCTGCGTTCAGATCCTCGCTTCCAGGATCTTGTCAGACGTGTTGGCTTCCCGTCATAGGTTCGAGCCTCTACATAGGAGACGGCATATCAATGCTGGTGTTATGCTCATGGCCCGCATTGGCCCGACAACGAGTGGCCTGATGCTATATAACCTACCTGTCATGCGTTAGCCCTTTGGAGATTCCTGGATGTTGATGTCAGCTTTGTCCCGTACGCTACTTTGTCTGTCTTTGACCTCCTCTTCTTTGCTCGCTCAAGAGATTGAGCATCATCAAAGCTTTGGCAGACAAGCCGTTGGCAGAGAAGTGGCGTAACAAGAGCATGATGAAGTGAGCTTGCCAGACGTTGTGCTTTGCACACAACCTCTACGCCATCTG
Protein-coding regions in this window:
- a CDS encoding EAL and HDOD domain-containing protein, giving the protein MKNLITSRLQYRTPKTGNSFTEQKEASWIPSDFCSHLFIALQPIFNRHRKIFGYEALSRSGWDNQFTDDLQSATQIMIGDWMLDTPNRLTGESAIFLNCAREDLVGGLLTLLPAPTVLEVLETVEADEEVIAACRRLKALGHQIALDDFQLCEEMEGLIELADYVKVDFRLSSQEERSEILSYLRGKPILLIAEKIETQEEFEAAVADGFQLFQGYYLARPALFSKRSIPPS
- a CDS encoding TPR end-of-group domain-containing protein, yielding MPTIDPFSKPGELDPERIELIRGHLKDVISSPAFAGSRRAQDFLQLIVEHALAGRFDSLRERMIGAEMFGRPIGYDTANDAVVRVKATEVRKKLAQYYQESVKPLGIRIELPIGSYVPRFHVESWEKLSGLPSESPPVASGQQGTIGEEEPSYAAGESARRTLRGSVGIVAGMVLIVAIGFIGFKVWSKKASAKPEVHAIAILPLQNLSGDPRQEYFADGMTEELIADLGQVSLLRVISRTSVMSYKGTKKTLPEIGRELGVDAIVEGSVLREGNEVRITAQLIDAKTDQHIWARSYVRDLTSVLALQGEVAQTIADEISINVTPQEQARLTRPRPVSEEAQDLYLLGIHLLNSGDPRRASNYLQEAIDKDPNYAPAHAALANAYGWLGEAGWLPYAAAFPRQKAEATKAIEIDDALPEGHIELANAVMDLSWDWTTCERELKRTLELNPNSASTHSTYSSYLLRVGRLHEAIEETKRDLELDPVSSRSFMRAGFIYYYARQYDEAEAQLQRSTALEPSPAEVLFPLAVIHEEKGMYQEAIDGFQKLGDQPHALGHMGNAYARAGRVAEAHDMISKLQGHVEKDGVGRYEIALVYAGLGDKDGAFGWLEKAFAAHDKGLTYLKIDPCMDPLRSDPRFQDLVRRVGFPS